From the genome of Vibrio spartinae:
CAGCGGTTCAGGGAGCGAGTCTTCCTGCGGGACGTTAAAGACTGTACCGTCAGGCATAACGCCTGATAAACGTTCAATTGCAATCCGGCCAAATGCCAGATATTCCGGATTTAATGCCAGCTCAGAGATGCCGTACAGATAGCCACTGACAGAATTCATCCGTGCATCAACATAGTATTCTGTATATCGTTGTTGTTGTTGGAAATGCTGAGGCTTGATAAACAATCCTTCGTTCCAGATAACACGGTTACGTGCAAACATCTCGATTATTCCACTTTTTCTAATTTAACATCGTAGTCTTTGAACAGCATCAGCAGGTGATACTCTCGGCCTTTATTCAGGACCTTGACGGCTTTTTTCCACTCACTCAGTTCAGGTTCGGCAAAATGCGCCATGACACCGATATAATGCGTGTCCGGAGAAATTTTGAATGCATTCACAAACTTAAACTGGCCGGGCATCATCATGTAATCGTAATCTCTGACAAAGTTACTGCGGAGCGCTTTCTTGTAGCTGGCTTTGATCGTGTCATAGTCAGCCGACATGAACATGGAATCATCTTCCAATTCAAAGACCTGTACTTCAACCGGTGATGCTTCGCCCCAGATATTGGGGTTTACACCAGCATCCGTCACCATACTGAATGTCACTGTTGTCGGAGCTTCTGCCGGATTATATTCATCCGCTGCCGTACTACTGCTACTGCTGCACGCAGTAAGCATGAGTAAAGCGAATAAAACACAAGCAAACTTTTTCACAATCAGAACTCCAGTTGCTTCTCACGGATTTTCTTGTCGTAAGACTGTTCGAAGATTTCCCAAAACAGCTTTTCAAATCCTTTTTGGCGGTTAGACGTCAGTTCTTGGTAGTAGCTGCTATACATATTCCAAGCCCACGCATCCTCAGAGTCACTGCGTTGCTCATTCGGACGCTTATAATTATTAAAGCGACGCAAAAGTACCTGAGGTGAGAACGCTGCCAGTATCTGAGTCAATGCTTCTGTCGTCGCATACTGAACCGCTTCGTTATGATCTTGAATGCTTTTCAAACTTTCGGTAATGGCTGCCGGTGCCGACAAATGAACCAGACTCTTTTGCGAGTCGTACATGGTTTTCATGGTCTCTTCATAAGACAGACCCAATCGCAGCGGATTATCTTCAATGGGCTGAAGATTGCGGTTCATCATATCGAAATGACCATGAGTCACCTGTTTGTGCAGCTCCAGTAATCCTTTGACACATGACTGAAGCGACAGGCCCAGCTCTTCGGAAAGAAAGTGCATTTTTTCCATATCATGGCTATCGGTCAGATCGACACCCAAGCCATCCAGCATCGGACCGGTCAGCAGGTGTTTTCCATGATGATTTGTTTCATCAGACTGTTCTGATGTCGATGACATGCTTTTTGCGACTTCTTCTTCGAGTAGATCGAGTACGTTCTCATCCATCCCATAGCCCTCTGATTCGTTGTTCACTGATTGATAATCGACTGATCCATGACTCACAGATCGGTTGTGCACAGATTGATTGTCTGTCGCATTGGTGTGGTTACTGCGCGTATTGACAGGCGCTGCCTGCTGTACGTCTGATTTGGGCTTTCTGCCCAACTTCAATGCCCCGAATCTGAAGATTTTCTTCAGACTAATCGACGCGGTCATATCGTATTCACCGTTCTCTTGCTGCGTTTCCTGCAATGGGCGCTGGTAATATTCTTCAGCAGCAAGCAAAGGTTGCTCTTGGTTTTCATCTTCTGCCCGGACTTCATCTTCATCACCGTCAATCAACACATAACTGTCATCTTTGTTCTGGGGAGAGAGTTCATCGAGTGCCATTAATGGGTCAGTCACGCTGTGATCGATTTGATCGTTGCGGTGTAAAGTCTCGGCTTCACCGTCATCGTCCGCTAACAGACTATGACGATCATCATCAAACAACTGCTCCAGTACATTGCTGGAAGCAATATCATCATCACCCGTGTTACCTAAATGAACACGGAGAAAGTACGGACCCACTTGAATTTCATCTTTGTTTTCCAATCGGGCTAACTTGTTGCGGCCTAACGCCATCGATGAACCGTTCACATAGGTTTCACCGCAGTTATCACGAACGCAAAAAGCACCGTCAACGACCACAATTTCACAATGATTCGGGTAAATCGCGCCATTCTTATCCGAGAGATGCCAGAAACTATCTGTCGCTGTTCCGATTGTGCCACCCGCAGGCGTCCAAGACGTCCGCGAGATCAAACCGGATTCCAACACCTGAACATTGGTGACAATGATGTTGAGGGAAGGCTGTTTACTCTGAACCATCACTATTGCCTCACCTGAATTAACACGTTTTTCTCGCGCTCACCTGAGCCAAGAAACGAATACCACCCCAAGGCCACACTATCCTGAGAGTCCAATCGAAGTACGGGGACTTCTTTCTCATCCATAGAGAGCTCCAAGTCATAAGCCATCTGCTCTCGCAAGACGAATTCCACCAACTTACACAGGGGTTGAAACTCCTTACCGATCGGCAGAAAGTCTGCAAATCGCTGGCGTGACAACCCTTTAATACAAATCACAAATTTACCGTTGCAATCCATCACCGATTCACCGATGACCGTGTTCATTCCCAAGTTGCCATTTTGCTGACCAAGGGAGAATTGCTGCGACGGATCAATCATCACTCTGCGCTTTTCCCACTGCCGGATGCTGACGTCTTCCAGATCAAAGCAGTGGGCAATAATCCCCGCAACCACCTGCGGAGATCGGCTTCGTCCGGCCAGGACACCCGCGTAAGCGAGCATTTTGCACCAGTTGATTGGTGTATCGCCCCTTAAATCAGGATCAGCTAAGCCAACGAGCGCGAATAATTGTTGTGAAAACAGATCCTGCGCGTCATCCTGAAAACGCACGTAATAACGATATTTACGCCAGATTCGATAGACCAAGTTGATCAGGCGGTTATTGAAAAAATCCAGAAAAGGACGTTTGAATCCGCCCGGGTCT
Proteins encoded in this window:
- the tssJ gene encoding type VI secretion system lipoprotein TssJ — translated: MIVKKFACVLFALLMLTACSSSSSTAADEYNPAEAPTTVTFSMVTDAGVNPNIWGEASPVEVQVFELEDDSMFMSADYDTIKASYKKALRSNFVRDYDYMMMPGQFKFVNAFKISPDTHYIGVMAHFAEPELSEWKKAVKVLNKGREYHLLMLFKDYDVKLEKVE
- the tagH gene encoding type VI secretion system-associated FHA domain protein TagH; amino-acid sequence: MVQSKQPSLNIIVTNVQVLESGLISRTSWTPAGGTIGTATDSFWHLSDKNGAIYPNHCEIVVVDGAFCVRDNCGETYVNGSSMALGRNKLARLENKDEIQVGPYFLRVHLGNTGDDDIASSNVLEQLFDDDRHSLLADDDGEAETLHRNDQIDHSVTDPLMALDELSPQNKDDSYVLIDGDEDEVRAEDENQEQPLLAAEEYYQRPLQETQQENGEYDMTASISLKKIFRFGALKLGRKPKSDVQQAAPVNTRSNHTNATDNQSVHNRSVSHGSVDYQSVNNESEGYGMDENVLDLLEEEVAKSMSSTSEQSDETNHHGKHLLTGPMLDGLGVDLTDSHDMEKMHFLSEELGLSLQSCVKGLLELHKQVTHGHFDMMNRNLQPIEDNPLRLGLSYEETMKTMYDSQKSLVHLSAPAAITESLKSIQDHNEAVQYATTEALTQILAAFSPQVLLRRFNNYKRPNEQRSDSEDAWAWNMYSSYYQELTSNRQKGFEKLFWEIFEQSYDKKIREKQLEF
- the tssG gene encoding type VI secretion system baseplate subunit TssG; this translates as MGNPDRDAAADIDSAQKKQALIPIPDKVRSYNFFQLVELLQKLQRSNPEDEDWERVCRLIFSANPSLGFSPADVTDLTQFDDEHLILQTNFFGLTGSQSPLPGFILEQLAVEDPGGFKRPFLDFFNNRLINLVYRIWRKYRYYVRFQDDAQDLFSQQLFALVGLADPDLRGDTPINWCKMLAYAGVLAGRSRSPQVVAGIIAHCFDLEDVSIRQWEKRRVMIDPSQQFSLGQQNGNLGMNTVIGESVMDCNGKFVICIKGLSRQRFADFLPIGKEFQPLCKLVEFVLREQMAYDLELSMDEKEVPVLRLDSQDSVALGWYSFLGSGEREKNVLIQVRQ